In the Flagellimonas sp. MMG031 genome, one interval contains:
- a CDS encoding FdhF/YdeP family oxidoreductase, with translation MVLRPNSVHYEAISWQNAFELISEQLHELKDPNEAIFYTSGRSSNEAAYLYGMFARAFGTNNMPDCSNMCHESSGVALSETLGIGKGSVTLDDLYGAEVILVVGQNPGTNHPRMLSALEKCKKNGGKVISINPLAETGLVNFKNPQSVSDMLGNGQPIADIHLPVKINEDVALAKLILKKLVALDAKNHNVLDHEFIVEYVDGYDELLNDLNRYDVETLQRRSGVYMHKIDKVVELLAENSKIVICWAMGITQHKNAVDCIKEYVNILLLKGAVGKPFAGTCPVRGHSNVQGDRSVGIMHYVNKRLNKKIQEHLNFDPPTEKGYDTVEAIEAMHEKKAKVFICLGGNFVMAASDTKYTAEAIQNCELTVQISTKLNRSHLITGKTALVLPTFGRSEKDEKNGELQFLTMESSTGKVRQSKGLLKPASEHIKSEPEIIALLAHTYFRGNHSMNWYELGQDYNLIRKLIDKTVKGFDNTSERSKGFGYYLPNNVRKRDFRMLPNGMAQLSITPLSDHELQANELLLMTIRSHDQFNTTIYGLNDRYRGIHNERRVVFMNEEDMAEKGLTQLDVLNLHSHYDGIQRTAEKFLVVTYNIPKGNMAAYFPETNMLVPHNHFADKSQTPISKSIRVTVEKNS, from the coding sequence ATGGTCTTAAGACCAAATAGCGTCCATTACGAGGCCATTTCTTGGCAAAATGCCTTCGAATTGATTTCGGAGCAACTCCATGAACTCAAGGACCCGAACGAAGCGATTTTTTACACCTCCGGTAGGTCTAGCAATGAGGCTGCCTACCTCTATGGCATGTTTGCCCGCGCTTTTGGCACCAACAACATGCCCGATTGCTCCAATATGTGCCATGAATCATCTGGCGTGGCACTTTCTGAGACCTTGGGCATTGGCAAGGGCTCGGTAACATTGGACGACCTCTATGGTGCGGAGGTAATTTTGGTCGTAGGGCAAAATCCTGGGACCAATCACCCGAGAATGCTATCCGCCTTGGAAAAATGCAAAAAGAATGGCGGCAAGGTCATCAGCATCAACCCCTTGGCCGAAACAGGATTGGTCAACTTTAAAAATCCACAAAGCGTTTCCGACATGTTGGGCAACGGACAACCTATTGCCGACATTCACTTACCTGTCAAAATCAATGAGGATGTGGCATTGGCCAAACTGATCCTAAAAAAATTGGTGGCGTTGGATGCCAAAAACCACAATGTTCTTGACCATGAATTTATCGTGGAATACGTGGATGGGTATGATGAGCTGTTGAACGATTTGAACCGCTACGATGTGGAGACCCTTCAACGCAGGAGTGGGGTTTACATGCACAAAATTGACAAGGTAGTGGAGCTGTTGGCCGAAAACTCCAAAATCGTCATCTGTTGGGCCATGGGAATCACCCAGCACAAGAATGCGGTGGACTGCATCAAGGAATACGTGAACATTTTACTGCTCAAAGGAGCCGTGGGCAAACCCTTTGCAGGGACTTGTCCCGTGAGAGGGCACAGCAATGTGCAAGGGGATCGCTCCGTGGGCATCATGCACTACGTGAACAAGAGGCTGAACAAAAAAATCCAAGAACACCTCAACTTTGATCCTCCTACCGAAAAAGGGTATGATACCGTGGAGGCCATCGAGGCAATGCACGAAAAAAAGGCAAAGGTCTTTATTTGTTTGGGCGGTAATTTTGTGATGGCGGCTTCGGATACCAAATACACGGCTGAGGCTATTCAAAATTGTGAGTTGACCGTACAGATCAGCACCAAACTGAATCGAAGTCATTTAATTACAGGCAAAACTGCATTGGTATTGCCCACATTTGGTCGTTCTGAAAAAGATGAGAAAAACGGTGAGCTCCAATTTTTGACCATGGAAAGCAGCACTGGCAAAGTACGGCAGAGCAAGGGCCTGTTAAAACCTGCTTCGGAACACATCAAAAGTGAGCCAGAGATTATTGCGCTCTTGGCACACACCTATTTTAGGGGCAATCACTCCATGAACTGGTATGAATTAGGTCAGGATTACAACCTTATCCGAAAATTGATTGATAAAACCGTAAAAGGATTTGATAACACCAGCGAACGATCTAAGGGTTTCGGCTACTATTTGCCCAACAATGTCCGTAAACGGGACTTTAGGATGCTTCCCAATGGCATGGCACAATTGTCCATTACCCCCTTGTCAGACCACGAATTGCAAGCAAATGAGTTATTATTGATGACCATTCGTTCCCATGACCAATTCAATACCACGATTTATGGGTTGAACGACCGATACCGTGGCATCCACAACGAACGCCGGGTGGTTTTTATGAATGAGGAAGATATGGCCGAAAAGGGATTGACACAATTGGATGTGTTAAATCTGCATAGCCATTATGATGGTATCCAGCGCACCGCCGAGAAATTCTTGGTAGTGACCTATAACATTCCCAAAGGGAACATGGCCGCCTATTTCCCTGAGACCAATATGTTGGTGCCCCACAACCATTTTGCGGACAAAAGTCAGACACCGATTAGCAAGTCCATAAGGGTAACGGTAGAAAAAAATTCGTGA